A genomic stretch from Megachile rotundata isolate GNS110a chromosome 1, iyMegRotu1, whole genome shotgun sequence includes:
- the LOC100874657 gene encoding uncharacterized protein LOC100874657 isoform X1 — protein MERFVNIDWNPPLEDMLDNVFINEARLEKESVMYRIMNGNFTDPFKNADEDYKNVKINFIKNIDPELNEENKDNEIATSETKKENQSKQKKNVRCYVPGIVKPIFKFPKKSKLNTVQHAMCLRVLLRFSETGKPKLTQTEKEELHNYLDLQQIISQEQDEFLEFAKSKWQERLFKITCEDYINLCWKSKLQYIYKLPRYYSEVTNVPFIANKNTEVKFISLCLQMGELPEIILPSFIKPYMLRVSSDQLQRRFRPKKNICSESSVSFKLPVSEDPNCQKLADNNNVDLVISSSGLNCLVNNVDSSYSNSWILPLTIKRHNDKNVIYIDKSPPPVASNISEKNNWVYKYILRYFLIPRKHQTSENIEGYEDNIFSNINSEELLKLEAEYENTLTQVDNISDSTILKKDNIEDTINQPNFRNDIDSTRNTLNSDTCSNIAVDCNASSFTRNNQGTKQKISEISLEDNVSYKLFSIGPQSSEQNELIKNVVKEYRILVRTKTDGFEVLENNVRRLLMLIPKLEYQVDLGAEAVTLQESLKQWISLIFRPHTFIARVRISAITSEVLQVEYRTAMSISNEIKRLYNIKVESSLTIIHNIIQYLQNLAPGRYILRHTVRNGAFATVYKETDSPGKNTFDLHTIYGKEFYNLPNSAWIPLDKTIPTPMHKCFERMPAMFFPSNYKTFNKNQKASEINKANIGPVRRSLRNKIKK, from the exons ATGGAGAGATTTGTAAATATTGATTG gaATCCTCCATTGGAAGATATGTTGGACAATGTTTTTATTAATGAGGCAAGATTAGAGAAAGAAAGTGTCATGTATAGAATTATGAATGGAAATTTTACTGATCCATTTAAGAATGCTGATGaggattataaaaatgttaaaattaattttataaagaatatAGATCCTGAGttaaatgaagaaaataaagaCAATGAGATTGCAACAAgtgaaacaaaaaaagaaaatcaatcaaaacaaaaaaaaaatgtcagGTGTTATGTACCTGGTATTGTTAAACCAATATTTAAGTTCCCAAAAAAATCAAAGTTAAATACAGTACAACATGCAATGTGTTTGAGAGTTTTATTAAGATTTTCAGAAACTGGTAAACCAAAACTAACTCAAACAGAAAAAGAAGAATTACACAATTATTTG gATTTGCAACAGATAATATCTCAAGAACAAGATGAGTTCTTAGAATTTGCTAAAAGCAAATGGCAGGaaagattatttaaaatcacATGTGaggattatataaatttatgttggaaatcaaaattacaatatatttataaattacctaGATATTATTCTGAAGTTACAAATGTTCCATTTATAGCCAATAAAAATActgaagtaaaatttatttctctCTGTTTACAAatg gGTGAGTTGCCAGAAATAATACTTCCATCTTTTATCAAACCATATATGTTACGTGTTAGTTCTGATCAGTTGCAAAGAAGATTTCgtccaaaaaaaaatatttgcagtGAATCATCAGTTTCTTTTAAATTACCAGTAAGTGAAGATCCAAATTGCCAAAAAttggctgataataataatgtggATTTAGTAATTTCATCCAGTGGTCTTAATTGTTTAGTAAATAATGTTGATTCAAGTTATTCAAATTCCTGGATTTTACCTCTAACTATAAAAAGACATAATGATAAGAATGTCATCTATATCGACAAATCACCACCACCAGTTGCAAGTAATAtttcagaaaaaaataattGGGTGTATAAATACATTCTTAGATATTTCCTTATTCCTAGAAAACATCAAACTTCTGAAAA TATTGAAGGGTATGAGGATAATATATTTAGCAATATTAATTCCGAAGAACTGCTAAAATTGGAAGCAGAATATGAAAATACATTAACACAAGTTGACAACATATCAGATTCAACTATATTAAAAAAAGATAATATTGAAGATACTATAAATCAACCAAACTTTAGAAATGACATTGATTCCACGAGGAATACATTGAATTCTGATACATGTTCAAATATTGCTGTAGACTGTAATGCTTCAAGTTTTACACGTAATAATCAAG gtaCTAAACAAAAGATTTCTGAAATCTCATTAGAAGATAATGTATCTTACAAACTGTTTAGTATTGGTCCACAATCTTCAGaacaaaatgaattaataaaaaatgtcgtTAAAGAATACAGAATATTAGTCAGAACAAAAACAGATGGATTTGAG gtTTTAGAAAATAATGTACGAAGGTTGTTAATGTTAATACCTAAATTAGAATATCAAGTTGATCTTGGTGCTGAAGCTGTAACATTACAAGAATCATTAAAACAATGGATATCTCTCATTTTTAGACCTCACACATTTATTGCAAGAG tgCGAATATCAGCAATTACATCAGAAGTATTACAAGTTGAATATCGTACAGCAATGTCTATAAGTAATGAAATTAAACGACTTTATAACATCAAAGTAGAAAGCTCCTTGAcaattatacataatattattcaGTATCTCCAAAATTTAGCGCCAGGACGATATATATTGAGACATACAGTAAGAAATGGAGCATTTGCTACTGTTTATAAAGAAACAGACTCACCAGG aaaaaatacTTTTGATTTACATACAATTTACGGTAAAGAGTTttacaatttaccaaattctgcTTGGATTCCACTGGATAAAACAATCCCAACTCCAATGCATAAATGTTTTGAAAGAATGCCAGCTATGTTTTTCCcatcaaattataaaacatttaataaaaatcaaaaagcCTCAGAAATCAACAAAGCTAACATAG
- the LOC100874657 gene encoding uncharacterized protein LOC100874657 isoform X5 gives MERFVNIDWNPPLEDMLDNVFINEARLEKESVMYRIMNGNFTDPFKNADEDYKNVKINFIKNIDPELNEENKDNEIATSETKKENQSKQKKNVRCYVPGIVKPIFKFPKKSKLNTVQHAMCLRVLLRFSETGKPKLTQTEKEELHNYLDLQQIISQEQDEFLEFAKSKWQERLFKITCEDYINLCWKSKLQYIYKLPRYYSEVTNVPFIANKNTEVKFISLCLQMGELPEIILPSFIKPYMLRVSSDQLQRRFRPKKNICSESSVSFKLPVSEDPNCQKLADNNNVDLVISSSGLNCLVNNVDSSYSNSWILPLTIKRHNDKNVIYIDKSPPPVASNISEKNNWVYKYILRYFLIPRKHQTSENIEGYEDNIFSNINSEELLKLEAEYENTLTQVDNISDSTILKKDNIEDTINQPNFRNDIDSTRNTLNSDTCSNIAVDCNASSFTRNNQVRISAITSEVLQVEYRTAMSISNEIKRLYNIKVESSLTIIHNIIQYLQNLAPGRYILRHTVRNGAFATVYKETDSPGKNTFDLHTIYGKEFYNLPNSAWIPLDKTIPTPMHKCFERMPAMFFPSNYKTFNKNQKASEINKANIGPVRRSLRNKIKK, from the exons ATGGAGAGATTTGTAAATATTGATTG gaATCCTCCATTGGAAGATATGTTGGACAATGTTTTTATTAATGAGGCAAGATTAGAGAAAGAAAGTGTCATGTATAGAATTATGAATGGAAATTTTACTGATCCATTTAAGAATGCTGATGaggattataaaaatgttaaaattaattttataaagaatatAGATCCTGAGttaaatgaagaaaataaagaCAATGAGATTGCAACAAgtgaaacaaaaaaagaaaatcaatcaaaacaaaaaaaaaatgtcagGTGTTATGTACCTGGTATTGTTAAACCAATATTTAAGTTCCCAAAAAAATCAAAGTTAAATACAGTACAACATGCAATGTGTTTGAGAGTTTTATTAAGATTTTCAGAAACTGGTAAACCAAAACTAACTCAAACAGAAAAAGAAGAATTACACAATTATTTG gATTTGCAACAGATAATATCTCAAGAACAAGATGAGTTCTTAGAATTTGCTAAAAGCAAATGGCAGGaaagattatttaaaatcacATGTGaggattatataaatttatgttggaaatcaaaattacaatatatttataaattacctaGATATTATTCTGAAGTTACAAATGTTCCATTTATAGCCAATAAAAATActgaagtaaaatttatttctctCTGTTTACAAatg gGTGAGTTGCCAGAAATAATACTTCCATCTTTTATCAAACCATATATGTTACGTGTTAGTTCTGATCAGTTGCAAAGAAGATTTCgtccaaaaaaaaatatttgcagtGAATCATCAGTTTCTTTTAAATTACCAGTAAGTGAAGATCCAAATTGCCAAAAAttggctgataataataatgtggATTTAGTAATTTCATCCAGTGGTCTTAATTGTTTAGTAAATAATGTTGATTCAAGTTATTCAAATTCCTGGATTTTACCTCTAACTATAAAAAGACATAATGATAAGAATGTCATCTATATCGACAAATCACCACCACCAGTTGCAAGTAATAtttcagaaaaaaataattGGGTGTATAAATACATTCTTAGATATTTCCTTATTCCTAGAAAACATCAAACTTCTGAAAA TATTGAAGGGTATGAGGATAATATATTTAGCAATATTAATTCCGAAGAACTGCTAAAATTGGAAGCAGAATATGAAAATACATTAACACAAGTTGACAACATATCAGATTCAACTATATTAAAAAAAGATAATATTGAAGATACTATAAATCAACCAAACTTTAGAAATGACATTGATTCCACGAGGAATACATTGAATTCTGATACATGTTCAAATATTGCTGTAGACTGTAATGCTTCAAGTTTTACACGTAATAATCAAG tgCGAATATCAGCAATTACATCAGAAGTATTACAAGTTGAATATCGTACAGCAATGTCTATAAGTAATGAAATTAAACGACTTTATAACATCAAAGTAGAAAGCTCCTTGAcaattatacataatattattcaGTATCTCCAAAATTTAGCGCCAGGACGATATATATTGAGACATACAGTAAGAAATGGAGCATTTGCTACTGTTTATAAAGAAACAGACTCACCAGG aaaaaatacTTTTGATTTACATACAATTTACGGTAAAGAGTTttacaatttaccaaattctgcTTGGATTCCACTGGATAAAACAATCCCAACTCCAATGCATAAATGTTTTGAAAGAATGCCAGCTATGTTTTTCCcatcaaattataaaacatttaataaaaatcaaaaagcCTCAGAAATCAACAAAGCTAACATAG
- the LOC100874657 gene encoding uncharacterized protein LOC100874657 isoform X4, protein MERFVNIDWNPPLEDMLDNVFINEARLEKESVMYRIMNGNFTDPFKNADEDYKNVKINFIKNIDPELNEENKDNEIATSETKKENQSKQKKNVRCYVPGIVKPIFKFPKKSKLNTVQHAMCLRVLLRFSETGKPKLTQTEKEELHNYLDLQQIISQEQDEFLEFAKSKWQERLFKITSNKNTEVKFISLCLQMGELPEIILPSFIKPYMLRVSSDQLQRRFRPKKNICSESSVSFKLPVSEDPNCQKLADNNNVDLVISSSGLNCLVNNVDSSYSNSWILPLTIKRHNDKNVIYIDKSPPPVASNISEKNNWVYKYILRYFLIPRKHQTSENIEGYEDNIFSNINSEELLKLEAEYENTLTQVDNISDSTILKKDNIEDTINQPNFRNDIDSTRNTLNSDTCSNIAVDCNASSFTRNNQGTKQKISEISLEDNVSYKLFSIGPQSSEQNELIKNVVKEYRILVRTKTDGFEVLENNVRRLLMLIPKLEYQVDLGAEAVTLQESLKQWISLIFRPHTFIARVRISAITSEVLQVEYRTAMSISNEIKRLYNIKVESSLTIIHNIIQYLQNLAPGRYILRHTVRNGAFATVYKETDSPGKNTFDLHTIYGKEFYNLPNSAWIPLDKTIPTPMHKCFERMPAMFFPSNYKTFNKNQKASEINKANIGPVRRSLRNKIKK, encoded by the exons ATGGAGAGATTTGTAAATATTGATTG gaATCCTCCATTGGAAGATATGTTGGACAATGTTTTTATTAATGAGGCAAGATTAGAGAAAGAAAGTGTCATGTATAGAATTATGAATGGAAATTTTACTGATCCATTTAAGAATGCTGATGaggattataaaaatgttaaaattaattttataaagaatatAGATCCTGAGttaaatgaagaaaataaagaCAATGAGATTGCAACAAgtgaaacaaaaaaagaaaatcaatcaaaacaaaaaaaaaatgtcagGTGTTATGTACCTGGTATTGTTAAACCAATATTTAAGTTCCCAAAAAAATCAAAGTTAAATACAGTACAACATGCAATGTGTTTGAGAGTTTTATTAAGATTTTCAGAAACTGGTAAACCAAAACTAACTCAAACAGAAAAAGAAGAATTACACAATTATTTG gATTTGCAACAGATAATATCTCAAGAACAAGATGAGTTCTTAGAATTTGCTAAAAGCAAATGGCAGGaaagattatttaaaatcacAT CCAATAAAAATActgaagtaaaatttatttctctCTGTTTACAAatg gGTGAGTTGCCAGAAATAATACTTCCATCTTTTATCAAACCATATATGTTACGTGTTAGTTCTGATCAGTTGCAAAGAAGATTTCgtccaaaaaaaaatatttgcagtGAATCATCAGTTTCTTTTAAATTACCAGTAAGTGAAGATCCAAATTGCCAAAAAttggctgataataataatgtggATTTAGTAATTTCATCCAGTGGTCTTAATTGTTTAGTAAATAATGTTGATTCAAGTTATTCAAATTCCTGGATTTTACCTCTAACTATAAAAAGACATAATGATAAGAATGTCATCTATATCGACAAATCACCACCACCAGTTGCAAGTAATAtttcagaaaaaaataattGGGTGTATAAATACATTCTTAGATATTTCCTTATTCCTAGAAAACATCAAACTTCTGAAAA TATTGAAGGGTATGAGGATAATATATTTAGCAATATTAATTCCGAAGAACTGCTAAAATTGGAAGCAGAATATGAAAATACATTAACACAAGTTGACAACATATCAGATTCAACTATATTAAAAAAAGATAATATTGAAGATACTATAAATCAACCAAACTTTAGAAATGACATTGATTCCACGAGGAATACATTGAATTCTGATACATGTTCAAATATTGCTGTAGACTGTAATGCTTCAAGTTTTACACGTAATAATCAAG gtaCTAAACAAAAGATTTCTGAAATCTCATTAGAAGATAATGTATCTTACAAACTGTTTAGTATTGGTCCACAATCTTCAGaacaaaatgaattaataaaaaatgtcgtTAAAGAATACAGAATATTAGTCAGAACAAAAACAGATGGATTTGAG gtTTTAGAAAATAATGTACGAAGGTTGTTAATGTTAATACCTAAATTAGAATATCAAGTTGATCTTGGTGCTGAAGCTGTAACATTACAAGAATCATTAAAACAATGGATATCTCTCATTTTTAGACCTCACACATTTATTGCAAGAG tgCGAATATCAGCAATTACATCAGAAGTATTACAAGTTGAATATCGTACAGCAATGTCTATAAGTAATGAAATTAAACGACTTTATAACATCAAAGTAGAAAGCTCCTTGAcaattatacataatattattcaGTATCTCCAAAATTTAGCGCCAGGACGATATATATTGAGACATACAGTAAGAAATGGAGCATTTGCTACTGTTTATAAAGAAACAGACTCACCAGG aaaaaatacTTTTGATTTACATACAATTTACGGTAAAGAGTTttacaatttaccaaattctgcTTGGATTCCACTGGATAAAACAATCCCAACTCCAATGCATAAATGTTTTGAAAGAATGCCAGCTATGTTTTTCCcatcaaattataaaacatttaataaaaatcaaaaagcCTCAGAAATCAACAAAGCTAACATAG
- the LOC100874657 gene encoding uncharacterized protein LOC100874657 isoform X2 has translation MERFVNIDWNPPLEDMLDNVFINEARLEKESVMYRIMNGNFTDPFKNADEDYKNVKINFIKNIDPELNEENKDNEIATSETKKENQSKQKKNVRCYVPGIVKPIFKFPKKSKLNTVQHAMCLRVLLRFSETGKPKLTQTEKEELHNYLDLQQIISQEQDEFLEFAKSKWQERLFKITCEDYINLCWKSKLQYIYKLPRYYSEVTNVPFIANKNTEVKFISLCLQMGELPEIILPSFIKPYMLRVSSDQLQRRFRPKKNICSESSVSFKLPVSEDPNCQKLADNNNVDLVISSSGLNCLVNNVDSSYSNSWILPLTIKRHNDKNVIYIDKSPPPVASNISEKNNWVYKYILRYFLIPRKHQTSENIEGYEDNIFSNINSEELLKLEAEYENTLTQVDNISDSTILKKDNIEDTINQPNFRNDIDSTRNTLNSDTCSNIAVDCNASSFTRNNQGTKQKISEISLEDNVSYKLFSIGPQSSEQNELIKNVVKEYRILVRTKTDGFEVLENNVRRLLMLIPKLEYQVDLGAEAVTLQESLKQWISLIFRPHTFIARVRISAITSEVLQVEYRTAMSISNEIKRLYNIKVESSLTIIHNIIQYLQNLAPGRYILRHTVRNGAFATVYKETDSPGKNTFDLHTIYGKEFYNLPNSAWIPLDKTIPTPMHKCFERMPAMFFPSNYKTFNKNQKASEINKANIDEIKTQGSPI, from the exons ATGGAGAGATTTGTAAATATTGATTG gaATCCTCCATTGGAAGATATGTTGGACAATGTTTTTATTAATGAGGCAAGATTAGAGAAAGAAAGTGTCATGTATAGAATTATGAATGGAAATTTTACTGATCCATTTAAGAATGCTGATGaggattataaaaatgttaaaattaattttataaagaatatAGATCCTGAGttaaatgaagaaaataaagaCAATGAGATTGCAACAAgtgaaacaaaaaaagaaaatcaatcaaaacaaaaaaaaaatgtcagGTGTTATGTACCTGGTATTGTTAAACCAATATTTAAGTTCCCAAAAAAATCAAAGTTAAATACAGTACAACATGCAATGTGTTTGAGAGTTTTATTAAGATTTTCAGAAACTGGTAAACCAAAACTAACTCAAACAGAAAAAGAAGAATTACACAATTATTTG gATTTGCAACAGATAATATCTCAAGAACAAGATGAGTTCTTAGAATTTGCTAAAAGCAAATGGCAGGaaagattatttaaaatcacATGTGaggattatataaatttatgttggaaatcaaaattacaatatatttataaattacctaGATATTATTCTGAAGTTACAAATGTTCCATTTATAGCCAATAAAAATActgaagtaaaatttatttctctCTGTTTACAAatg gGTGAGTTGCCAGAAATAATACTTCCATCTTTTATCAAACCATATATGTTACGTGTTAGTTCTGATCAGTTGCAAAGAAGATTTCgtccaaaaaaaaatatttgcagtGAATCATCAGTTTCTTTTAAATTACCAGTAAGTGAAGATCCAAATTGCCAAAAAttggctgataataataatgtggATTTAGTAATTTCATCCAGTGGTCTTAATTGTTTAGTAAATAATGTTGATTCAAGTTATTCAAATTCCTGGATTTTACCTCTAACTATAAAAAGACATAATGATAAGAATGTCATCTATATCGACAAATCACCACCACCAGTTGCAAGTAATAtttcagaaaaaaataattGGGTGTATAAATACATTCTTAGATATTTCCTTATTCCTAGAAAACATCAAACTTCTGAAAA TATTGAAGGGTATGAGGATAATATATTTAGCAATATTAATTCCGAAGAACTGCTAAAATTGGAAGCAGAATATGAAAATACATTAACACAAGTTGACAACATATCAGATTCAACTATATTAAAAAAAGATAATATTGAAGATACTATAAATCAACCAAACTTTAGAAATGACATTGATTCCACGAGGAATACATTGAATTCTGATACATGTTCAAATATTGCTGTAGACTGTAATGCTTCAAGTTTTACACGTAATAATCAAG gtaCTAAACAAAAGATTTCTGAAATCTCATTAGAAGATAATGTATCTTACAAACTGTTTAGTATTGGTCCACAATCTTCAGaacaaaatgaattaataaaaaatgtcgtTAAAGAATACAGAATATTAGTCAGAACAAAAACAGATGGATTTGAG gtTTTAGAAAATAATGTACGAAGGTTGTTAATGTTAATACCTAAATTAGAATATCAAGTTGATCTTGGTGCTGAAGCTGTAACATTACAAGAATCATTAAAACAATGGATATCTCTCATTTTTAGACCTCACACATTTATTGCAAGAG tgCGAATATCAGCAATTACATCAGAAGTATTACAAGTTGAATATCGTACAGCAATGTCTATAAGTAATGAAATTAAACGACTTTATAACATCAAAGTAGAAAGCTCCTTGAcaattatacataatattattcaGTATCTCCAAAATTTAGCGCCAGGACGATATATATTGAGACATACAGTAAGAAATGGAGCATTTGCTACTGTTTATAAAGAAACAGACTCACCAGG aaaaaatacTTTTGATTTACATACAATTTACGGTAAAGAGTTttacaatttaccaaattctgcTTGGATTCCACTGGATAAAACAATCCCAACTCCAATGCATAAATGTTTTGAAAGAATGCCAGCTATGTTTTTCCcatcaaattataaaacatttaataaaaatcaaaaagcCTCAGAAATCAACAAAGCTAACATAG
- the LOC100874657 gene encoding uncharacterized protein LOC100874657 isoform X3 — MLDNVFINEARLEKESVMYRIMNGNFTDPFKNADEDYKNVKINFIKNIDPELNEENKDNEIATSETKKENQSKQKKNVRCYVPGIVKPIFKFPKKSKLNTVQHAMCLRVLLRFSETGKPKLTQTEKEELHNYLDLQQIISQEQDEFLEFAKSKWQERLFKITCEDYINLCWKSKLQYIYKLPRYYSEVTNVPFIANKNTEVKFISLCLQMGELPEIILPSFIKPYMLRVSSDQLQRRFRPKKNICSESSVSFKLPVSEDPNCQKLADNNNVDLVISSSGLNCLVNNVDSSYSNSWILPLTIKRHNDKNVIYIDKSPPPVASNISEKNNWVYKYILRYFLIPRKHQTSENIEGYEDNIFSNINSEELLKLEAEYENTLTQVDNISDSTILKKDNIEDTINQPNFRNDIDSTRNTLNSDTCSNIAVDCNASSFTRNNQGTKQKISEISLEDNVSYKLFSIGPQSSEQNELIKNVVKEYRILVRTKTDGFEVLENNVRRLLMLIPKLEYQVDLGAEAVTLQESLKQWISLIFRPHTFIARVRISAITSEVLQVEYRTAMSISNEIKRLYNIKVESSLTIIHNIIQYLQNLAPGRYILRHTVRNGAFATVYKETDSPGKNTFDLHTIYGKEFYNLPNSAWIPLDKTIPTPMHKCFERMPAMFFPSNYKTFNKNQKASEINKANIGPVRRSLRNKIKK, encoded by the exons ATGTTGGACAATGTTTTTATTAATGAGGCAAGATTAGAGAAAGAAAGTGTCATGTATAGAATTATGAATGGAAATTTTACTGATCCATTTAAGAATGCTGATGaggattataaaaatgttaaaattaattttataaagaatatAGATCCTGAGttaaatgaagaaaataaagaCAATGAGATTGCAACAAgtgaaacaaaaaaagaaaatcaatcaaaacaaaaaaaaaatgtcagGTGTTATGTACCTGGTATTGTTAAACCAATATTTAAGTTCCCAAAAAAATCAAAGTTAAATACAGTACAACATGCAATGTGTTTGAGAGTTTTATTAAGATTTTCAGAAACTGGTAAACCAAAACTAACTCAAACAGAAAAAGAAGAATTACACAATTATTTG gATTTGCAACAGATAATATCTCAAGAACAAGATGAGTTCTTAGAATTTGCTAAAAGCAAATGGCAGGaaagattatttaaaatcacATGTGaggattatataaatttatgttggaaatcaaaattacaatatatttataaattacctaGATATTATTCTGAAGTTACAAATGTTCCATTTATAGCCAATAAAAATActgaagtaaaatttatttctctCTGTTTACAAatg gGTGAGTTGCCAGAAATAATACTTCCATCTTTTATCAAACCATATATGTTACGTGTTAGTTCTGATCAGTTGCAAAGAAGATTTCgtccaaaaaaaaatatttgcagtGAATCATCAGTTTCTTTTAAATTACCAGTAAGTGAAGATCCAAATTGCCAAAAAttggctgataataataatgtggATTTAGTAATTTCATCCAGTGGTCTTAATTGTTTAGTAAATAATGTTGATTCAAGTTATTCAAATTCCTGGATTTTACCTCTAACTATAAAAAGACATAATGATAAGAATGTCATCTATATCGACAAATCACCACCACCAGTTGCAAGTAATAtttcagaaaaaaataattGGGTGTATAAATACATTCTTAGATATTTCCTTATTCCTAGAAAACATCAAACTTCTGAAAA TATTGAAGGGTATGAGGATAATATATTTAGCAATATTAATTCCGAAGAACTGCTAAAATTGGAAGCAGAATATGAAAATACATTAACACAAGTTGACAACATATCAGATTCAACTATATTAAAAAAAGATAATATTGAAGATACTATAAATCAACCAAACTTTAGAAATGACATTGATTCCACGAGGAATACATTGAATTCTGATACATGTTCAAATATTGCTGTAGACTGTAATGCTTCAAGTTTTACACGTAATAATCAAG gtaCTAAACAAAAGATTTCTGAAATCTCATTAGAAGATAATGTATCTTACAAACTGTTTAGTATTGGTCCACAATCTTCAGaacaaaatgaattaataaaaaatgtcgtTAAAGAATACAGAATATTAGTCAGAACAAAAACAGATGGATTTGAG gtTTTAGAAAATAATGTACGAAGGTTGTTAATGTTAATACCTAAATTAGAATATCAAGTTGATCTTGGTGCTGAAGCTGTAACATTACAAGAATCATTAAAACAATGGATATCTCTCATTTTTAGACCTCACACATTTATTGCAAGAG tgCGAATATCAGCAATTACATCAGAAGTATTACAAGTTGAATATCGTACAGCAATGTCTATAAGTAATGAAATTAAACGACTTTATAACATCAAAGTAGAAAGCTCCTTGAcaattatacataatattattcaGTATCTCCAAAATTTAGCGCCAGGACGATATATATTGAGACATACAGTAAGAAATGGAGCATTTGCTACTGTTTATAAAGAAACAGACTCACCAGG aaaaaatacTTTTGATTTACATACAATTTACGGTAAAGAGTTttacaatttaccaaattctgcTTGGATTCCACTGGATAAAACAATCCCAACTCCAATGCATAAATGTTTTGAAAGAATGCCAGCTATGTTTTTCCcatcaaattataaaacatttaataaaaatcaaaaagcCTCAGAAATCAACAAAGCTAACATAG